In a single window of the Frondihabitans peucedani genome:
- the smpB gene encoding SsrA-binding protein SmpB produces the protein MPREKGEKTVATNRRARFDYLIDDTYEAGIVLSGTEVKALRQGRASLVDGYAYVDAGEIWLDAVHIPEYTEGTWNNHSPRRKRKLLLHKEQIIKISHKTKEGGYTLVPLKIYFSDGRAKVELAVAKGKREYDKRQTLRERTDRREADRAMAARKNLGD, from the coding sequence ATGCCGCGCGAGAAAGGCGAGAAGACCGTCGCGACGAATCGGCGCGCCCGCTTCGACTATCTGATCGACGACACCTACGAGGCCGGCATCGTCCTCTCGGGCACCGAGGTGAAGGCCCTCCGTCAGGGTCGGGCGTCACTGGTCGACGGGTACGCCTACGTCGACGCCGGCGAGATCTGGCTCGACGCCGTCCACATCCCCGAGTACACCGAGGGCACCTGGAACAACCACTCGCCCCGGCGCAAGCGCAAGCTCCTCCTCCACAAGGAGCAGATCATCAAGATCAGCCACAAGACGAAGGAGGGCGGCTACACGCTCGTCCCTCTCAAGATCTACTTCTCCGACGGGCGGGCGAAGGTCGAACTCGCCGTCGCCAAGGGCAAGCGCGAGTACGACAAGCGCCAGACGCTGCGCGAGCGCACCGACCGCCGCGAGGCCGACCGTGCCATGGCCGCCCGCAAGAACCTCGGCGACTAG
- the ftsX gene encoding permease-like cell division protein FtsX, whose translation MRLGLVLGEVGSGLRRNISMVISVVLVTFISLTFVGTAVLLQMQINQMKGYWYDRAQVAVYLCTDTDTTGNCTGAKATTDQKNQIEAQLKSTTLSPYIQKSYFETQQQAYERFKKQFADSPATEFVQPSYLNETFWVNLKNPSQSDILIESLSNQAGVQSVVDQRGYLQPIFAVLNAASYTAIGIAVLMLIAAVLLIATTIRLSAFSRRRELGIMRLVGASNRFIQTPFILEGVIAALAGSVLAGGAIFLIVKFFVRGYLAESFASTPFVSMSDTAFVVPLLIVIGAVLAALSANVAIRRYLKV comes from the coding sequence ATGAGGCTCGGACTCGTCCTCGGCGAGGTCGGCTCCGGCCTCCGTCGCAACATCTCGATGGTGATCTCCGTCGTCCTGGTCACCTTCATCTCGCTGACCTTCGTCGGCACGGCCGTGCTGCTCCAGATGCAGATCAACCAGATGAAGGGCTACTGGTACGACCGGGCCCAGGTCGCCGTCTACCTCTGCACCGACACCGACACGACCGGCAACTGCACCGGTGCCAAGGCGACCACCGATCAGAAGAACCAGATCGAGGCGCAGCTCAAGTCGACCACCCTGTCGCCGTACATCCAGAAGTCGTACTTCGAGACGCAGCAGCAGGCGTACGAGCGCTTCAAGAAGCAGTTCGCGGACAGCCCCGCGACCGAGTTCGTGCAGCCGTCGTACCTCAACGAGACGTTCTGGGTGAACCTCAAGAACCCGTCGCAGTCCGACATCCTGATCGAGAGCCTGTCGAACCAGGCCGGAGTGCAGAGCGTCGTCGACCAGCGCGGGTACCTGCAGCCGATCTTCGCGGTCCTGAACGCAGCCTCGTACACGGCCATCGGCATAGCAGTGCTCATGCTGATCGCGGCCGTGCTGCTCATCGCGACGACCATCCGGCTCTCGGCGTTCAGCCGAAGACGGGAGCTCGGCATCATGAGACTCGTGGGGGCGTCGAACCGGTTCATCCAGACGCCGTTCATCCTCGAGGGCGTGATCGCCGCGCTCGCAGGATCGGTGCTCGCCGGCGGCGCGATCTTCCTGATCGTAAAGTTCTTCGTCCGCGGATACCTCGCCGAGTCGTTCGCGTCGACACCGTTCGTGAGCATGAGCGACACCGCCTTCGTCGTGCCGCTGCTGATCGTGATCGGCGCGGTGCTGGCAGCCCTGTCGGCCAACGTCGCGATCCGGCGGTACCTCAAGGTCTAG
- the ftsE gene encoding cell division ATP-binding protein FtsE: MIRFDEVSKFYAGNPRPALNGITLEILKGEFVFLVGASGSGKSSFLRLVLKEEKPSKGQIHVLGQRLGTLSSRKVPYFRRNLGVVFQDFRLLPQKSVFDNVAFTLQVIGKSKGYISEAVPDVLKMVGLAGKAQRLPHELSGGEQQRVAIARAIVNRPAILLADEPTGNLDPSTSAGIMTLLDRINASGTTVLMATHDAGIVDQMQRRVIELSGGSIVRDERSGGYQTQAVPIVQLAQEQAAQDATAARTQGVPVPTVPAPRLDPESVERQSVPSWGADK; this comes from the coding sequence ATGATTCGCTTCGATGAGGTCTCCAAGTTCTATGCCGGCAACCCCCGCCCGGCGCTCAACGGCATCACCCTCGAGATTCTCAAGGGTGAGTTCGTCTTCCTGGTCGGCGCCTCCGGCTCCGGCAAGTCGAGCTTCCTGCGCCTGGTCCTGAAGGAGGAGAAGCCCTCGAAGGGGCAGATCCACGTCCTCGGCCAGCGCCTCGGCACGCTCTCGAGCCGCAAGGTGCCCTACTTCCGCCGCAACCTCGGCGTCGTCTTCCAGGACTTTCGGCTCCTCCCGCAGAAGTCCGTCTTCGACAACGTCGCGTTCACCCTCCAGGTGATCGGCAAGAGCAAGGGCTACATCTCGGAGGCCGTCCCCGACGTGCTCAAGATGGTCGGGCTCGCGGGCAAGGCCCAGCGTCTGCCGCACGAGCTGTCGGGTGGCGAGCAGCAGCGCGTCGCGATCGCGCGCGCCATCGTCAACCGCCCCGCGATCCTGCTGGCCGATGAACCGACCGGTAACCTCGACCCCTCGACGAGCGCCGGCATCATGACCCTCCTCGACCGCATCAACGCCTCCGGCACGACAGTGCTCATGGCGACTCACGACGCCGGCATCGTCGACCAGATGCAGCGCCGTGTCATCGAGCTCTCCGGAGGCAGCATCGTCCGCGACGAGCGCTCCGGCGGCTACCAGACGCAGGCCGTGCCGATCGTCCAGCTCGCCCAGGAGCAGGCAGCGCAGGATGCCACGGCCGCCCGCACGCAGGGCGTCCCCGTCCCGACCGTCCCGGCTCCGAGGCTCGACCCCGAGTCCGTCGAGAGACAGTCCGTCCCGAGCTGGGGGGCTGACAAATGA
- the prfB gene encoding peptide chain release factor 2 — protein sequence MIELDFSDKIAALRSTFADISAVIGVERLEKEIADLERQASDPDLWNDTENAQRVTSDLSHRKSELDKVTNTGQRLDDLEVLIEMANEGDDQESADEAAVELASIQKMMDELEIQTLLDGEYDPRPAVITIRAGAGGVDAADFADMLLRMYLRYAEQHKFKVTVMDTSYAEEAGIKSATFEIDAPYAFGTLSVEAGTHRLVRMSPFGAAGKRQTSFAAVEVIPLMEETDTIEIPENDIRVDVFRSSGPGGQSVNTTDSAVRLTHIPTGTVVSMQNEKSQIQNRAAAMRVLQSRLLLLKREEENAKKKELAGNITASWGDQIRSYVLAPYQMVKDLRSEYEVNNPSNVFDGDLDGFISAGIRWRKRSDDE from the coding sequence ATGATCGAGCTCGACTTCTCCGACAAGATCGCTGCCCTGCGATCCACCTTCGCCGACATCAGCGCCGTGATCGGCGTCGAGCGGCTCGAGAAGGAGATCGCCGACCTCGAGCGGCAGGCGTCCGACCCCGACCTGTGGAACGACACCGAGAACGCCCAGCGCGTCACCAGCGATCTCAGCCACCGCAAGTCCGAGCTCGACAAGGTCACGAACACCGGTCAGCGCCTCGACGACCTCGAGGTGCTCATCGAGATGGCGAACGAGGGCGACGACCAGGAGTCCGCCGACGAGGCCGCCGTCGAGCTGGCGTCTATCCAGAAGATGATGGACGAGCTCGAGATCCAGACCCTCCTCGACGGCGAGTACGACCCGCGTCCGGCCGTCATCACGATTCGCGCGGGCGCCGGCGGCGTCGACGCCGCCGACTTCGCCGACATGCTGCTGCGCATGTACCTCCGCTATGCCGAGCAGCACAAGTTCAAGGTCACGGTGATGGACACCAGCTACGCCGAGGAGGCCGGCATCAAGTCGGCCACCTTCGAGATCGACGCGCCCTACGCGTTCGGCACCCTCAGCGTCGAGGCCGGCACGCACCGTCTGGTGCGCATGTCGCCGTTCGGCGCCGCCGGCAAGCGCCAGACGAGCTTCGCCGCCGTCGAGGTCATCCCGCTCATGGAGGAGACCGACACGATCGAGATTCCCGAGAACGACATCCGCGTCGACGTCTTCCGCTCCTCCGGCCCGGGCGGCCAGTCGGTCAACACGACCGACTCCGCGGTGCGCCTCACGCACATCCCGACCGGCACCGTCGTCTCGATGCAGAACGAGAAGAGCCAGATCCAGAACCGCGCCGCCGCCATGCGCGTGCTGCAGTCGCGGCTCCTCCTCCTGAAGCGCGAGGAGGAGAACGCCAAGAAGAAGGAGCTCGCCGGCAACATCACCGCGAGCTGGGGTGACCAGATCCGCTCGTACGTGCTCGCGCCGTACCAGATGGTCAAAGACCTCCGCAGCGAGTACGAGGTCAACAACCCCTCGAACGTCTTCGACGGCGACCTCGACGGCTTCATCTCCGCCGGCATCCGCTGGCGGAAGCGCTCCGACGACGAGTAG
- a CDS encoding aspartate/glutamate racemase family protein, translated as MNCNTTKTMTETAASRARVAVGPDVEIVGITPAWGVASAEGWYDSFISAAAVLQTLETLPTDIDGVVMAGFGEHGREGARELLSIPVVDITEAAAHLAMPLGRRYGVVTTVRRAVGQIEDSLTTAGLIDRCAAIEDTGLGVLELDKDAFATAEAFVAAGQRAIARGAEVICLGCAGMAGLEEHVRDRLPVPVIDGVAAAAALVETLIRQGLSTSKIDSFATPLAKLRSWSA; from the coding sequence GTGAACTGCAACACAACCAAGACGATGACCGAGACGGCCGCGTCGCGCGCCCGCGTCGCCGTCGGGCCCGACGTCGAGATCGTCGGGATCACGCCGGCATGGGGCGTCGCGTCGGCCGAGGGGTGGTACGACAGCTTCATCAGCGCCGCCGCCGTCCTGCAGACGCTCGAGACGCTGCCTACCGACATCGATGGCGTCGTGATGGCCGGGTTCGGCGAACACGGTCGAGAAGGTGCCCGCGAGCTCCTCTCGATCCCCGTCGTCGACATCACCGAAGCCGCCGCCCACCTCGCGATGCCGCTCGGGCGCCGGTACGGGGTAGTCACGACCGTCCGCCGCGCTGTCGGGCAGATCGAGGACAGCCTCACCACAGCGGGCCTCATCGACCGATGCGCTGCCATCGAGGACACCGGGCTCGGAGTCCTCGAACTCGACAAGGACGCCTTCGCGACGGCCGAGGCCTTCGTCGCCGCCGGGCAACGCGCAATCGCCCGCGGAGCCGAGGTCATCTGCCTCGGCTGCGCCGGCATGGCCGGCCTCGAAGAACATGTGCGCGACCGCCTTCCCGTGCCGGTCATCGACGGGGTCGCGGCCGCGGCCGCCCTCGTCGAGACGCTCATCCGCCAGGGACTCTCGACAAGCAAGATCGACTCATTCGCCACCCCCCTCGCGAAGCTGCGCAGCTGGAGCGCTTAG
- a CDS encoding ornithine cyclodeaminase family protein yields MTLVLGASEIRAVIGAVDVVEAVESIHRDLGSGAMSQPAPGALAGADDAVFLPMAVQSDRLGLVAVKLMADIPANGDRGLPTQRSTILVSSSITGECVAVLDGMAITRARTAATSVVATRRLARADSSTLGLIGLGNLAIEHARRFAAVRPFDRIVVWSRSSATVDRFLREVGPDLPDRCIIASSPKEVAKESDVICTLTPSIDPILHGAWLHAGQHINAVGARPRATHRELDGEAMARSTVFVDSRATAQTKSGDLLVALAEGTLSPDVELTELGEVIAGQSRGRSGIDEITVFDSVGLGAQDLAVAAQVIDLAREHGVGNTAQLSATPTVVIS; encoded by the coding sequence ATGACCCTCGTCCTCGGCGCGTCGGAGATCCGCGCTGTCATCGGGGCCGTCGACGTCGTCGAGGCGGTGGAGTCCATCCACCGAGACCTCGGATCCGGCGCCATGTCGCAACCCGCACCCGGGGCCCTTGCTGGCGCGGACGATGCGGTGTTCCTGCCGATGGCTGTTCAGTCCGATCGTCTCGGTCTCGTCGCCGTGAAGCTCATGGCCGACATTCCCGCGAACGGCGACCGTGGGCTGCCGACCCAGCGCTCCACGATCCTGGTCTCCTCCTCTATTACTGGCGAGTGCGTCGCCGTGCTCGACGGGATGGCTATCACCCGCGCGCGCACGGCCGCCACCTCCGTCGTCGCGACCCGGCGCCTTGCGCGTGCCGACAGCAGCACGCTCGGTCTCATCGGCCTGGGCAACCTCGCCATCGAGCACGCGCGCCGGTTCGCCGCAGTCCGGCCGTTCGACCGGATCGTCGTATGGTCGCGGTCATCGGCCACGGTCGACCGCTTCTTGCGGGAGGTCGGACCCGACCTCCCCGATCGCTGCATCATCGCATCGAGCCCGAAAGAAGTCGCAAAAGAGTCCGACGTGATCTGCACCCTGACGCCCTCAATCGACCCGATCCTGCACGGGGCCTGGCTGCACGCGGGCCAGCACATCAACGCAGTCGGCGCTCGCCCCCGGGCCACGCACCGCGAACTCGACGGCGAAGCGATGGCACGCTCCACCGTCTTCGTCGACAGCCGCGCGACGGCACAGACCAAATCCGGGGATCTGCTTGTCGCACTCGCCGAGGGAACACTCAGCCCTGACGTCGAGCTAACCGAGCTCGGCGAGGTCATCGCCGGACAATCACGAGGGCGATCGGGCATCGACGAGATCACGGTCTTCGACTCCGTCGGACTCGGAGCGCAGGATCTCGCGGTCGCGGCTCAAGTGATCGACCTCGCGCGGGAGCACGGCGTCGGCAACACCGCGCAACTCTCTGCGACACCGACGGTCGTGATCTCGTGA
- a CDS encoding ABC transporter substrate-binding protein — MDTLKISATANGLNYLPEYVAAEGGLFAARGLTVTAKACDPWTGVLDDIESREADLALGGLWVPAMYAGSSRALSVVGQLNHKFPMTIVSRTETAPISPDQLAGKVVLAPGAGGSAPYEFTAGLIREAGFDVSATRFVRDLSTAMLIELYKSGLGDAIILDLVSAKELVADGFGTIVFEHLDAGVMPNSVYYAVSERIDELSDRVDRFMDGIAAAMVKITSGTADAEIEAVLASRWPDKDASLLRAAADEMAERGVWDSAVIDRDASDRWMRILDEGGLVTHPATLEELLGSSSTVTA; from the coding sequence ATGGACACCCTGAAGATCTCTGCGACCGCGAACGGCCTCAACTATCTCCCCGAGTACGTCGCCGCGGAGGGCGGCCTCTTCGCGGCTCGCGGCCTGACGGTCACGGCGAAGGCATGTGACCCGTGGACCGGTGTGCTTGACGATATCGAGTCGCGCGAGGCCGACCTGGCGCTCGGCGGTCTCTGGGTCCCCGCAATGTACGCCGGTTCGTCGCGTGCCCTCTCGGTGGTCGGCCAGCTCAACCACAAGTTCCCCATGACGATCGTCTCTCGCACCGAGACCGCCCCGATTTCCCCCGACCAGCTCGCGGGCAAGGTCGTCCTCGCTCCCGGCGCCGGCGGAAGCGCCCCCTACGAATTCACTGCGGGCCTCATTCGCGAAGCAGGATTCGACGTCTCGGCCACCCGTTTCGTCCGCGACCTCTCGACGGCAATGCTGATCGAGCTCTACAAGAGCGGCCTCGGCGACGCGATCATCCTGGACCTCGTCTCGGCGAAAGAGCTCGTCGCCGACGGCTTCGGCACCATCGTCTTCGAGCACCTCGACGCCGGCGTCATGCCCAACAGCGTGTACTACGCCGTCTCGGAGCGCATCGACGAACTGAGCGACCGGGTCGACCGCTTCATGGACGGCATCGCCGCAGCCATGGTGAAAATCACCTCCGGCACCGCCGACGCCGAGATCGAGGCGGTCCTGGCCTCCCGCTGGCCCGATAAGGACGCTTCTCTGCTTCGTGCGGCCGCCGACGAGATGGCCGAGCGGGGCGTCTGGGACTCCGCGGTCATCGACCGTGACGCCTCCGACCGCTGGATGCGGATCCTCGACGAGGGCGGCCTCGTCACCCACCCCGCCACTCTCGAAGAGCTCCTCGGCAGCAGCAGTACGGTCACCGCCTGA